The window CGGAGAATTTTTTGGTGCGCCGCATGTCGTCACCGTCAACTCGTGCACTTCGGCGCTGTTTCTGTCTTTATTGGTACGCGGCGTGGCTCCGGGAGATGAAGTCATCTGTCCCAGCTTTACGTGGTGCAGCACCGCCAACGCCGCGCTGTACCTGGGCGCAAAACCGGTTTTTTGCGATGTGGATCCGGACACGTTGTGTATCACCGCGGAGTTCGCGTTGCAGAAACTTACTCCCAAAACCAAGGCAATAATGGTGGTTCACATGGCCGGGCTGGGAGTCGACGTCAACACGATTCGAGCCGCGCTACCCGAAAACGTGGCAATCATTGAAGACGCAGCCCATGCTCTGGGAGCCAAATTCAACGACGGGAAGCCGGTTGGATCCTCCGGCAACATGAGCTGTTTCAGCTTTTACGCCAACAAGAATCTTTCCACCGGCGAAGGAGGGGCGATTGCCTTGTTTGATGCAGCGCTCGCAGACCGGCTGCGTTCTCTTAGGCTGCACGCCTTGCCGGCGGATGCATGGAAGCGATTTACGAACCCCAAGTCGATCGTTTCGCGGGGATTGGAAGAGTTGGGCTATAAAATGAACTATACCGACCTGCAAGCGTGTATCGGCAGAGTGCAACTCAGGCGGCAGGCGGAGTTTCATCGCACGCGCCTGGCGATTGCCAATCGCTATCACGACCGGCTGAGCAAGCGGGTACCAGGGATCAAATTTCAGCACGGCTTGCTGCACCCACACCATGCGCGGCATCTATTTCAAATCATGCTGCCGCTGGAGGAAACCGCAATTTCCAGGGATGCCCTGTTGCTGGAATTGCGCAACCGCAATATCGGCGCAAACGTCCACTACCTGCCGCTGCACACCATGCCGCTCTATTCGGCCCATGGACACGCGAGCCTCCCGAATACGGAAAAAGTTTGCGAGCGAATATTAACCCTGCCCATTAGCGGTTCGATGAGTCTGGACGACGCGGATTATGTAATTCTGAATCTTGAAGAGCTGCTGAATGAGCACAGGCGCTGAATCGGCGGAATTATTTTATTTGCGCGGTTAAAGACGCGCTTTGAATTTCCGCTGCGCTGGATCAGAAACGTATTGGCACCTTTCAGAAACGTCCGCCCTCATGCTTTGTTAGACGCGAATAAGTAACCCCCGGTAGCTTCCTTCTTTTGAAAATCAATTTGGAATCCTGCTGTTTCAACCATCCTGGAAATCTCGTCATGCCTTTGGTGCGGTTCGAATAAATGGTATTCCATAGCCAGGTGTCCGACGTTCTCCCAGGCTTTTCTATCCCTTAATATGGACCATTCAGCCCCCTCGCAATCAAGCTTGACCAGGTCCGCCTTGCCGCCGATCCTTCTGACAGCTTCCGCAAAGGCAATCTGCGGAATTTTGCCTCGTGCGTCCAGGACTGACCTCGTTTGGAGCGACTCACGGCCCGGGATAAGATTTATCATTCCGTTCTCTTCGCCGACCGCTTCAAGGAAGACGCGCGCTTTTGCCAACGACGCCTGGTGATTTAGAAATCGAGCCAGCTGTATGTTCGGTTCATAGGAATGAATGACGGAATTCGGGAACCGGATCCTGGCATAAAGAGTGAAAAAGCCAACGTTAGCTCCTACATCCAGGATTGAAGTGTATTCACTCGTCGCGTTCCTTAACCCATACACGTCATCCAGGAAAATATCAATGAAAGCAAACCGGATTCCCTTTTCTTCCGGGAATAACAGCGGAACCCGCATTCCTTTCATCAAGATGGACTCCGGCGTTTTAAAACTCGGACTCCTGAAGAAGGAGACGCCGAGTTCTTTTGCCCTGGCGCGTCTTACCAGACCTCTCCTGATGGTGTTAGCGTTTTTTAAGAACTTATACTCACTTTGCTTCACGGCCGTTTTCGCCTTGCCAATACGTCCGGCGCTGTGTGTCTAGAAATGCTAGTAATCATAATGCGTCTCTGACGTGGAATCATGCATAGTTTTTACACAGCAAGGATTCCACGGCGGTGATGACCTTGCTTGACGGCAATCCCTGCAGGCAATCGCTGAAGCTCTCGATATGCCTGTCGCATCCCTCCCCCATGCACGGCACGCAGGCGTCCTTCCCCTGCAGCAGAACTACGTTGCCAGCCTTCTGGCTGCCGAGCCGCTTCCAGGGATTTTGCTCCTTGGCGTGATTTTTCGGCCAAGGCCCCCATTTGAC of the Burkholderiales bacterium genome contains:
- a CDS encoding FkbM family methyltransferase, with product MKQSEYKFLKNANTIRRGLVRRARAKELGVSFFRSPSFKTPESILMKGMRVPLLFPEEKGIRFAFIDIFLDDVYGLRNATSEYTSILDVGANVGFFTLYARIRFPNSVIHSYEPNIQLARFLNHQASLAKARVFLEAVGEENGMINLIPGRESLQTRSVLDARGKIPQIAFAEAVRRIGGKADLVKLDCEGAEWSILRDRKAWENVGHLAMEYHLFEPHQRHDEISRMVETAGFQIDFQKKEATGGYLFASNKA
- a CDS encoding DegT/DnrJ/EryC1/StrS family aminotransferase, giving the protein MTRKEFLPFGKPNFSDQEIDAVAKVLRSGWIGMGPETLAFEKELGEFFGAPHVVTVNSCTSALFLSLLVRGVAPGDEVICPSFTWCSTANAALYLGAKPVFCDVDPDTLCITAEFALQKLTPKTKAIMVVHMAGLGVDVNTIRAALPENVAIIEDAAHALGAKFNDGKPVGSSGNMSCFSFYANKNLSTGEGGAIALFDAALADRLRSLRLHALPADAWKRFTNPKSIVSRGLEELGYKMNYTDLQACIGRVQLRRQAEFHRTRLAIANRYHDRLSKRVPGIKFQHGLLHPHHARHLFQIMLPLEETAISRDALLLELRNRNIGANVHYLPLHTMPLYSAHGHASLPNTEKVCERILTLPISGSMSLDDADYVILNLEELLNEHRR